ACACTATTTGCAAGTTGTGCAGATATGCAGGTAAATGACTGCATGTCAAGCTGAATGTCGAATGGTCACTAGTTCGACAAAATCAGCCAACTGCGTTCCCCTCGGGTGGTAATCGACTGGCGCTGAAAAAATTTCGCCCAGAAAGGGGGCCGCGTCTCGAAGCAGCCGTTTGTGGTCGAGGTTTTCGGGAAACAAGACGCCTGCGTCGCGGTTTTCGAGCATAAATTTGACGCCTGCCAGCACGCCGGCTGCCACCTGTATGACAGTCGCCGAATAAACGGGGTCGGTGGTTTTCAGAATCGAGCCAGTCCACCAGCACCATGGAGTCGGGTCACCCGTCAGTGGGTTTGCCGCGAGTACGAAGAGACATCCTACTTTATCTTCACCTTGCAGGCCGTGCTCGCCCGGTGTCAGCACGATACCTTGGCCGCTGGCCGGCAAGTCGCGCTGCAGGCATTCGCGCGTGTGGCGGTTCACCTCATAGACGAAATAAACGCTCGGGGCGTAGTCGGCCCGCGAAAGCAGCTTCTGCAGGGTGAAGACTTCTTCGTGTGGTATCACCATTCCCTGAATTTCGCGGTGGGGCACATAAGACCTTGCCTGGGTTTGCCAGCCGGCAGAGGGTAAAATCGCGGTGCGAGGGCGCACGAGTTCGGCGCCATCGGGCAGAGTTCGTTCGTGAGAGCCCCACGCAACCTGCGCGGGCGCGAGCGCCTCGACCAGAAAGCCGGGGCAGCTCCACGTGTTGACGAAGCTGTTCGCCGGCACGCGGCTTGCCGTCTGCGTGTCGAGTTCTGAGCAGTGCAGCGCATCGAGTTTCAGATGTCTCGCGATACCCGCAAAGTCACGGGCCGATAGCAAGCTCTTGAGTTCTATATCTTTCCGCTGGGCGAGCACATGCGATGCAATATCCTGAAGTCCCTGTTGCGCGAAGGCTGAAATGAGTCCGGGGTTCATGCCCTGATCGAACAGAACCGTGGGTTGCGCCGAGGTCGCTTTGAGTCGCGCCACGATTTCGGACATCTTTTCGTGGTTGCGGTAATGGAGCAGTACCTCATCGGCAGAACTTTCGATACACGTATTGAGGTACATGAAACCACGCGCGAGACAAACCTCGACCGTAAAAAACATGTCGCTGTCGGTTGTCAGATCGATGACGAGATCGCCGCGCTTCAGTTTGAGATCCTCACAAAGCAACGAGACGGTATTTTCCCGATTGAGACTGCGCTGCAGATATACCGCGCCCCGCTGAATAAATGCATTTACTGTATAATGGGTACTTTGGTTGCTGCGCTCGATCAGATAAACGTTATGCGGATCTATATCGACAAAGTGATCGATCAGGTGCAGGCAGCATTTGCCTACGGCGCCGATTCCCAAGATAACGATCTTCATTCTTAGCCTTTCGAGACCCCATGAAAACCAGCACACCTGTCAGAGAAATAGCGGTAATACCGCCGCAGATAGAGCTGCGCCCAACCAAAAACGGGTACATTGGCATCTTTGCCAGGTACGACTTCAAGAAGGGTACCGACATCTATTCGCACACATTTCGCGCGGTTCCCGAAGACGCTGAAATAATTCTGGTGACACCGCTCGGCGAGGTGCCTATTGATATCAAGGTTCATACTGTGAGGCGGGCCGATGGCATGCGCGATTACTTTGGCTTCGATTCATTCATGAACCATTCGTGTGACGCCAACACAATTTCGATGATGTACCCTGGCGATGCCGAAAAAATGCGGTACTACACACACGCGGCGAAAGATATCGCGGCCGGCGACGAAATTACCTGCAACTACCTGCTTTTCGACTGGGATTGCGACGGGCATTCGTTCGATTGCCTATGTGGCGCCAGTGGCTGCTTCGGCCATATCGGCGGC
The sequence above is a segment of the Turneriella parva DSM 21527 genome. Coding sequences within it:
- a CDS encoding saccharopine dehydrogenase C-terminal domain-containing protein; translation: MKIVILGIGAVGKCCLHLIDHFVDIDPHNVYLIERSNQSTHYTVNAFIQRGAVYLQRSLNRENTVSLLCEDLKLKRGDLVIDLTTDSDMFFTVEVCLARGFMYLNTCIESSADEVLLHYRNHEKMSEIVARLKATSAQPTVLFDQGMNPGLISAFAQQGLQDIASHVLAQRKDIELKSLLSARDFAGIARHLKLDALHCSELDTQTASRVPANSFVNTWSCPGFLVEALAPAQVAWGSHERTLPDGAELVRPRTAILPSAGWQTQARSYVPHREIQGMVIPHEEVFTLQKLLSRADYAPSVYFVYEVNRHTRECLQRDLPASGQGIVLTPGEHGLQGEDKVGCLFVLAANPLTGDPTPWCWWTGSILKTTDPVYSATVIQVAAGVLAGVKFMLENRDAGVLFPENLDHKRLLRDAAPFLGEIFSAPVDYHPRGTQLADFVELVTIRHSA
- a CDS encoding SET domain-containing protein, with protein sequence MKTSTPVREIAVIPPQIELRPTKNGYIGIFARYDFKKGTDIYSHTFRAVPEDAEIILVTPLGEVPIDIKVHTVRRADGMRDYFGFDSFMNHSCDANTISMMYPGDAEKMRYYTHAAKDIAAGDEITCNYLLFDWDCDGHSFDCLCGASGCFGHIGGFTDLSFDRQLAFADGLDDPTFKRFVAGARDQLNKTKLPDSVIRRMAALGL